The proteins below are encoded in one region of Halalkalicoccus jeotgali B3:
- a CDS encoding ABC transporter permease: MRSLSTTTGARTDRLPVGLALLCGAIAAGTVFPLTWLFVRAANIDPARAWGMLTRPTTVEVLTNSLLLMGLVTVFSVLLGVPLAYLTVRTDLPFRRFWSVVVALPLVIPSYIGAFAFVSAFGPQGEFHTVLAPLGIERLPEIYGLPGATLVITLYTYPYVYLTTRAALLSFDTSLVDAARTLNHGRWAAFRRVTLPHIRPAIAAGGLLAALYAVSDFGTPSIMRLSVFTREIYVEYNSFGQDYAALLSLQLLAVVVVVLALEWWVRSGETVHSDLSKRSGEAVVPLGAWRWPAMALPALVAGMGLLVPIGILLLWLVRTDAPTRPSMAFEWSYAVNSVSVSAAAALVAALAALPVAYFAARHDSRLSVVFERATYVGFAVPGVVLGLALVYFGAGYAPAIYQTIPLLVFAYVVRFMPQAIGSIRTTTLQVDPTLLEAARTLGTRPLATFRRVTLPMIRPGVIAGMALVFLTTMKELAVTLILRPTGFETLVTQIWRAQEAAYFQHAAVPALLLVGVSGLSMVVLLVEGEMGS, from the coding sequence ATGAGATCGCTTTCGACGACGACGGGTGCGCGAACCGATCGACTACCGGTGGGGCTGGCGCTTCTGTGCGGGGCGATCGCCGCGGGCACGGTGTTTCCCCTGACGTGGCTGTTCGTCCGGGCGGCGAACATCGACCCCGCCCGTGCGTGGGGGATGCTCACGCGACCGACGACCGTCGAGGTCCTGACCAACAGCCTGCTGTTGATGGGGCTCGTAACCGTGTTTTCGGTGCTTCTGGGTGTCCCGCTGGCCTACCTGACGGTCCGGACGGACCTGCCGTTCCGGCGCTTCTGGTCGGTCGTCGTCGCCTTGCCGCTGGTGATCCCGAGCTACATCGGCGCGTTCGCGTTCGTCTCGGCGTTCGGCCCGCAGGGGGAGTTTCATACCGTACTCGCGCCGCTGGGGATCGAGCGCCTGCCGGAGATCTACGGGCTGCCGGGCGCGACGCTCGTGATCACGCTCTATACGTACCCCTACGTCTACCTGACGACCCGCGCCGCCCTGCTGTCGTTCGATACGTCGCTGGTCGACGCCGCCCGGACCCTGAACCACGGCCGGTGGGCGGCGTTTCGTCGAGTGACTCTGCCCCACATCCGCCCGGCGATCGCTGCGGGCGGGTTGCTGGCGGCGTTGTATGCGGTCTCCGATTTCGGCACGCCCTCGATCATGCGCCTGTCGGTGTTCACCCGCGAGATCTACGTCGAATACAACTCCTTCGGGCAGGACTACGCGGCGCTGCTCTCCTTGCAACTGCTTGCGGTGGTCGTGGTCGTACTGGCCCTCGAGTGGTGGGTCCGGTCGGGGGAGACGGTCCACAGCGATCTGAGCAAGCGCTCGGGCGAGGCCGTCGTCCCGCTTGGCGCGTGGCGGTGGCCGGCGATGGCCCTGCCCGCGCTGGTCGCCGGGATGGGACTGCTCGTCCCGATCGGGATCCTCCTGTTGTGGCTCGTTAGGACCGACGCGCCGACGCGGCCCTCGATGGCCTTCGAGTGGAGCTACGCCGTCAATTCCGTCTCGGTGTCGGCCGCAGCCGCGTTGGTCGCCGCCCTAGCGGCCCTGCCGGTCGCGTACTTTGCCGCCCGCCACGACTCGCGGCTCTCTGTGGTCTTCGAGCGGGCGACCTACGTCGGCTTCGCCGTCCCCGGGGTCGTTCTGGGACTGGCACTGGTGTACTTCGGGGCCGGCTACGCCCCCGCGATCTACCAGACCATCCCGCTGCTCGTGTTCGCCTACGTCGTGCGTTTCATGCCCCAGGCGATCGGCTCGATCCGGACGACGACCCTCCAGGTCGATCCGACGCTGCTCGAGGCCGCGCGTACGCTCGGCACCCGCCCGCTGGCGACGTTTCGCCGGGTGACGCTGCCGATGATCCGCCCCGGCGTGATCGCCGGAATGGCGCTCGTGTTCTTGACGACGATGAAGGAACTGGCGGTGACGCTCATCCTGCGGCCGACGGGCTTCGAGACGCTCGTCACCCAGATCTGGCGCGCACAGGAGGCCGCCTACTTCCAGCACGCCGCCGTCCCCGCACTGTTGCTCGTGGGTGTCTCGGGACTGTCGATGGTCGTCCTACTCGTGGAGGGAGAGATGGGATCGTGA
- a CDS encoding gluconate 2-dehydrogenase subunit 3 family protein, whose amino-acid sequence MELTRRDAIAALGALGAAGALTVGTRERGNDDERVRETFVAASEVVFPTEVEGIEGFVETFLDGRLDRPAHATGLRRTVAELDDRAADWYGDRFAALAPDDRDRLLREVGADTAEEDPEGTTAERVRYYVVNELLLGLYSSPTGGELVGIENPQGHPGGIESYRRGPGE is encoded by the coding sequence ATGGAGCTGACCAGGCGCGACGCGATCGCCGCGCTCGGGGCGCTCGGTGCCGCCGGAGCGCTGACGGTCGGCACCCGCGAGCGGGGGAACGACGACGAGCGCGTTCGCGAGACGTTCGTCGCCGCCAGCGAGGTGGTCTTCCCCACAGAGGTCGAAGGCATCGAGGGATTCGTCGAGACGTTTCTGGACGGACGTCTCGACCGGCCGGCCCACGCCACCGGTCTGCGCCGGACCGTCGCGGAACTCGACGACCGCGCGGCCGACTGGTACGGCGATCGGTTCGCGGCGCTGGCACCCGACGACCGGGATCGACTGCTGCGGGAAGTCGGCGCGGACACTGCAGAGGAGGACCCCGAGGGGACGACCGCGGAGCGGGTGCGCTACTACGTGGTCAACGAACTGCTGCTCGGGCTCTATAGCTCGCCGACGGGGGGAGAGCTGGTTGGGATCGAGAACCCGCAGGGTCACCCCGGCGGGATCGAGAGCTACCGGCGGGGGCCGGGGGAGTGA